In Deltaproteobacteria bacterium, a single genomic region encodes these proteins:
- the hslV gene encoding ATP-dependent protease subunit HslV, which yields MEKMIGTTVIVVRHKGKVAMAGDGQVTLGNTVMKHGAKKVRRLYKDQIIAGFAGATADAFTLFERFEAKLEQYRGNLPRAAVELAKDWRTDRMLRRLEALLVVANRDSTLVLSGTGDIIEPDDEVAAIGSGGPFALAAARALLKYSNLEARGIVEEAMRIASEICIYTNDKLIVEELGAEPPTIKPTPKQGEE from the coding sequence ATGGAAAAGATGATCGGGACGACGGTGATCGTCGTCCGGCATAAAGGGAAAGTCGCCATGGCCGGAGATGGTCAGGTGACCTTGGGGAACACGGTGATGAAACACGGCGCCAAAAAGGTTCGCCGGCTTTACAAAGACCAAATCATTGCCGGTTTTGCCGGGGCCACGGCGGACGCCTTTACCCTCTTTGAAAGGTTCGAAGCCAAGTTAGAGCAATACCGCGGAAACCTACCACGGGCGGCTGTAGAACTGGCTAAAGATTGGAGGACGGACCGCATGCTCCGCCGGCTGGAAGCGTTGCTGGTCGTTGCCAACCGGGATTCTACCTTGGTCCTCTCGGGAACGGGGGACATCATTGAACCAGATGATGAAGTGGCGGCCATCGGCAGCGGGGGGCCTTTTGCCCTGGCTGCCGCCAGGGCTCTGCTCAAGTATTCTAATCTGGAAGCCCGGGGGATCGTCGAGGAAGCCATGCGGATTGCCTCAGAAATTTGTATTTACACCAACGATAAACTAATCGTAGAAGAATTGGGGGCAGAACCCCCAACGATCAAACCAACCCCCAAGCAAGGAGAAGAATGA